One part of the Phaenicophaeus curvirostris isolate KB17595 chromosome 2, BPBGC_Pcur_1.0, whole genome shotgun sequence genome encodes these proteins:
- the LOC138717285 gene encoding WD repeat and coiled-coil-containing protein-like, which yields MELGKAKLLRTGLNALYQAIHPLHGIAWTDGKQVILTALYYHNGELKFGDASVVGQFEHVHGLYWGPCCSTDTPALLAVQHKKHVSVWQLGYSTAERNKPLISQTCEVGEPFPLLSQGCVWHPKKEVLAVLTKRDASVLHAVRTDNTRVKADIKSSGLIHCACWTKDGSRLVVAIGSVLHSYIWDDAQKTLNVCSFCPVFDVGGYICAMEATLDFQIAVATELPLDNICGLNAGIAFDMPSGTETVSSVSQSALVLGDEEYSMDLRRKSTDSDRSGVDSVASSSSGPVDLTHILANHRRSDPGPLITLKRKDSGATNGQDSSHLILVTFERKVTTTRKVTIPGILVPDIMAFDLRAQIVAVASNTSNIVLVYSVTSSCMPHIQQIQLEKNERPKGLRFLTDKLLLILIGKQKFPEPTFIPSSNSDRYITRLMIKELMLEETSSGLPETKQNMLYNFESPINIPGKRKFFENLATEDQPQSRELLIPRSTVIQSPSGRRRLIEEVKSPSYEQSSSSSVSDLDEKRLPGDPSVALETLDAEPTNRSVSLRGFGTPTRISSRPTSPKVQFNVIEETPSSPKNNNFPSERGMSHISRNLERLCGSFNELQLSLSEITDFAKNGRRISLAYPCSQEPPVVHITYQKCFSNGAVTEETKDVLLCDGKIHLNLVQQLFDLPVIEMKHGSSWIVLTADKDGFVPLIFKAAQEIIIRDGTDSSEVCGGHSYKRSISMRPPSSVT from the exons atggagctgggaaaggCAAAACTGCTGAGAACTGGCCTCAACGCTTTGTATCAGGCTATCCACCCCCTGCATGGAATTGCCTGGACAGATGGGAAGCAAGTGATACTGACGGCTTTATACTACCACAACGGAGAGCTAAAGTTCGGAGATGCAAGTGTTGTTGGTCAATTTGAACACGTTCATGGGCTTTACTGGGGCCCATGTTGCTCTACAGATACTCCAGCTCTGCTTGCTGTTCAGCATAAAAAGCACGTTAGCGTTTGGCAGCTGGGCTACAGCACTGCAGAGAGGAACAAACCCTTGATTTCTCAGACTTGTGAAGTTGGTGAGCCGTTTCCACTGCTTTCCCAGGGCTGTGTCTGGCATCCAAAGAAGGAGGTCTTGGCTGTGCTTACAAAAAGGGACGCTTCAGTCTTGCACGCTGTTCGTACTGACAATACTAGAGTTAAGGCAGATATCAAAAGCAGTGGACTTATCCACTGTGCTTGCTGGACTAAGGATGGTAGCCGTTTAGTAGTTGCTATAGGCAGCGTCCTACATTCCTATATATGGGATGATGCTCAGAAAACTCTAAATGTCTGCTCTTTTTGCCCAGTCTTTGATGTGGGAGGTTATATCTGTGCTATGGAAGCAACACTGGATTTCCAAATTGCTGTAGCTACTGAGCTTCCTTTAGATAATATCTGTGGTTTGAATGCGGGCATTGCATTTGATATGCCCTCTGGTACAGAAACGGTTTCTTCAGTCTCACAGTCTGCTCTGGTGCTTGGCGATGAGGAATACTCCATGGACCTGCGAAGAAAGTCCACAGATTCAGACAGATCAGGTGTTGATTCAGTTGCTTCTTCTTCATCAGGTCCTGTGGATTTAACCCACATCCTTGCAAACCACCGTCGGTCTGATCCCGGTCCTCTTATTACTCTGAAACGCAAAGACTCTGGAGCAACAAATGGTCAAGACTCTTCTCACTTGATCTTAGTGACTTTTGAGAGGAAGGTAACCACCACCAGAAAAGTCACCATCCCAGGTATTCTGGTTCCGGATATAATGGCTTTTGACCTTAGAGCTCAAATTGTGGCAGTAGCCTCTAATACTTCTAACATTGTTTTGGTGTATTCAGTAACCTCTTCCTGCATGCCTCACATTCAACAAatccagctggaaaaaaatgaaaggccaAAGGGCCTACGCTTTTTGACAGATAAACTCCTGTTGATTCTGATTGGCAAGCAAAAGTTCCCTGAGCCTACTTTCATTCCATCTTCAAATTCAGACAGGTATATAACACGTCTGATGATCAAAGAATTGATGCTAGAAGAAACTTCTTCAGGATTGCCTGAGACTAAGCAGAATATGCTTTATAACTTTGAATCTCCCATTAATATACCTGGAAAAAGGAAGTTCTTTGAAAATCTTGCTACAGAAGACCAACCTCAAAGCAGGGAGCTGTTAATACCAAGAAGCACAGTTATTCAATCTCCAAGCGGCAGGAGAAGACTCATCGAAGAAGTGAAGAGCCCTAGTTATGAGCAAAGCTCTTCATCAAGTGTGagtgacctggatgaaaaaaggctcccaggagaccccTCAGTAGCCTTGGAAACATTGGATGCTGAACCTACCAATCGTTCAGTGTCTCTTCGTGGTTTTGGAACACCTACCAGGATTTCTAGCAGACCAACTTCCCCTAAAGTGCAGTTCAATGTGATTGAAGAAACACCGAGTTCCCCTAAAAACAACAACTTTCCAAGCGAAAGAGGAATGAGTCACATATCTAGAAATTTAGAGAGACTTTGTGGCAGCTTCAATGAGTTACAACTGAGTCTTTCTGAAATAACGGACTTCGCTAAAAATGGGAGGAGGATATCTTTAGCCTACCCATGTTCACAGGAACCACCGGTTGTTCACATCACTTACCAG aaatgtttttcaaacGGAGCAGTTACTGAAGAAACAAAGGATGTTCTCCTCTGTGATGGCAAGATCCACTTGAATTTAGTCCAGCAGCTGTTTGATCTGCCTGTTATTGAAATGAAACACG GCTCTTCTTGGATTGTGCTCACTGCAGACAAGGACGGCTTTGTGCCATTAATATTCAAAGCAGCACAAGAGATAATCATAAGGGATGGAACTGACAGTTCAGAAGTCTGTGGAGGTCACTCCTACAAACGAAGCATTTCAATGCGACCACCAAGCAGTGTGACATAA